GAGTAGGCGCCCGGGATAAGGCCGCTTAGACGCCGCATCACGAACACATCGAGGTCGTCGTCGAAACGCTTCACCGGCATTAGCTCCACGGCTGAGCGGCCCTGCGAGTGAAAAGCGTAGAGCGCCACCCGATCTCCGAGATCGTGTAGGGCGCAAGCCAGCGCGGCCGCAGCGGCCCTTTGTTGCGTGTGCACGGTCTGGCCGATCGCGCCGGGCTCAGCAGCCGAGCCGGAGACGTCGAGCAAAAGCAGCACGGCAAGGTCGCGTCGACGGCGAAGGCTGTCGAGATAGACCGCTTCGTCGGGTGCAGACCCGGCCATCAACTCCACGCGTTTTTCGACCGCGGCGTCGATGTCGATGTCGTCGCCCTGAGCCTGCCGGTGGTAGCGGCCCAGGCCTAGGCCGAGGCGAGCGAGCGGGCGACGCACATCGTACCCGCCCCACATGTCCGCCAGCGCGCTGCCCGTCGGCGGCGGGTCCACCTCGTGCACCGTGCACCAGTCCGGCCGGTACCGCCGCCGGTAGACGTCCCACTCGGGATACTTTGTGCCGCCGGCTTCGTCGACGACGCCGTCCACGGCCGGCGCTATGCGGTTCGAGACGACGGCGCTGGCCCCGCCTCGCGGGCTGGAGCGCTTCCGGTGCGTCGGCGTATCCGTCCCCGGTTGGCCGCCCTCGCCGAGCCGGCGCACGACACCGAGCATTTTTTGGAGCAATCGTCCCAGCGCACCGCGACCGCCCACGGGGCTTGAGAAGACATCGAGACTGTCGCCCGTTTTGTCGTCGTGCAACTCGGCCAGGGTGTGGTCCGGTCGCCCGAGTCGATTGTGCTCGCCTCCAGTGCGCGAAGCCTCTTTTGGTGCCAAGAGATTTCGCGCGCGGATCTCCCCCAAACACCGCAGGGGGGGTCGGCGACCGCTTCGCGGCTGCGCGCAGCGGCCAGGGATGCGGCGGGGGAATCGGTTCGTCCTGCGATGTCCCGGTCAATCAGCGAACGTGCCCGCAGTGGCAGCAGATCCTCGATTTCCGTCAGCGCCCGATGGCCCTCGATGGCAAGGTATCGCCGCGCCAACGCGGTGCGGCGGGTAAGCCACCGCACGATTTCAGGCTGGAGGCTTCCCGCCGCCAGCAGCGACGCCTGCACCGCTACCGCTTCGAGTTGATCGCCCACGCTGGCGTGGGGGTCGACAAAGATCACGCTGCCGTCGGACCAGCTCGGCTCGCCGGGTATGCCCGAGGCCACCTGCACTGTGCGGCCCGCGAGCGCCGAGGCAAGCAGGTCAAAGCGTGCCAAGCGGTGTGCTTGTTCCACCGAGTTTTCCTCCGACGCAGGCTGTCCATTGACCAAATATCTGTTCCACCGTAGAGTTCGCCTTGTCCGCAGTCAATCGCGTAAGGCCCTCAGGAGACCGTGGATTTCTCATACCCGCCAGAGGTGGAGCGGTTCCGTAACGAATTGCGGACGTGGCTGGCCGCGAACCTAACTGACGACGTCGTGGCTGCGGGCCCGCGGAGCGGTCGCGACGATGCCGCGTTCGAGATGCTTCGGGCATGGAATGCGACACTCGCAGACGCGGGCTGGGCTGCCGTTTCGTGGCCACGGCAGTACGGCGGCCGCGGCGCGACAGTGCTCGAGCAGCTCGTGTACGCCGAGGAGACGACTCGCGCGCGAGCGCCTGTGCCGCTCAATGTGATCGGCATCAACAACATCGCGCCGGCGATTATGCAGTACGGCACCGACAAGCAGAAGCTCACGCTGCTTCCCCGCATGGTTCGCGCCGACGATATCTGGTGTCAGGGAATGTCGGAACCCGAAGCTGGCTCGGATCTCGCCTCGTTGCGCACTCGAGCGGTGCGCGACGGCGACCATTTCGTCGTCAACGGCCAGAAGATCTGGACTTCGCTCGGGCATCGGGCCGATTGGTGCCAGCTGTACGTGCGCACCGACCCGGAAGCCCCGAAGCACAAGGGAATTTCATGTCTGATCGTGGACATGTCTTTACCCGGCATCCAGGCCCGGCCTCTCGTGACCCTCACCGGCGAAGCCGATTTCGCCGAATTGTTCTTCGACGACGTGCGGGTCCCGGCCGATGCGCTGCTCGGCCCGCTGAACCAGGGCTGGCAGGTCGCCACCACCACGCTCAGCCATGAGCGTGCCGGAGCGGCGCGGCTGTACGCCGGATTGCAAGTACAGCTGGACGATCTGGTGGCCGACCTGGCCGGAATCGAGGTCAACGGCCGGCCTGTGCGGGACGACCCAGTGACGCTGCGCCGCCTCGGCGAGCTGGCCATGCGCATCAAGTACCTCGAAGTGCTCTGCCAGCGCTCGATTTCGGCGATGCTGCACGGTGGCGACGCGTTTTCGTCGGCCAGTCTGGCAAAGACGATTTGGGGCGAGCTAGGGCAAGACCTTGCCGCATTAGCTTTCGACGTGCTCGGGCCGTATGGTGCCAATGGCCGGTGGGCCGACCGCCGGCTGGCCTCCCGCTCGCTGACAATCGCCGGCGGCACGACACAGATCAACAAGAACGTCACCGCACAGCGCGTCCTGGGATTGCCGCGCCAATGAACCTCGAACTCAGCGACGAGCAGCTGGCACTCCGCGACACGGTACGGCGCTTCGTTGCCGAAAAGGCGTCGATCGCCGGACATGTGCGCCCGCTGCTTGATGATCCGACGGGCGTGACATCGGAGGTGTGGCAGGGTCTCGCGGATCTTGGAACCACCGGCCTTTTGGTGCCGCAACACTACGGCGGCGCCGGCATGACCATGGTCGAAGCCGGCATCGTTCTCGAGGAACTCGGCGCTGCGCTCTACCCTGGCCCATGGTTGTCGAGCGCGGTCGCCGCGACTCGTGCGCTGATCCGATTCGGCGTCGACGCAGCCGCGTTCTTACCGGGGATTGCCGAAGGCACCACGATCGCGACCGTGGGCCCTTTGATTCAGGACCGTCCGCTGCCGAGGACGACCGGGGGGCAATTTGTACGCGGTGAGATCGGGCTGTTACCGGACGCTGCCGCAGCAAGCTTGCTACTCGTGCTGGTCGATGAGCTCGACAGCACAGCCCTTTTCGCAGTCGAAACCTCCGCCCCTGGTGTCGTTGTGACACCGCAACCCGGAATCGATCAGACCCACAAACAGTTTCGCGTCACCCTTGACGACGCTCCGGCACAGCGTCTTGCCGTCGCCTCTGCGGAAGGTGTTGCCGCGCTTGTCGACGATGTGCTGATCGCCTCGGCCGCCGACGCGCTTGGCGCGGCCCGTGCGGTTATGGAGTCAGCTATCGAATACGCCAAAGTGCGAAAGCAATTCGGTCAGCCGATCGGCGCCTTCCAAGCGGTCCAGCATCTTTGCGTCGACATGTACGAAACTGTCGAGTTGGCACGCAGCGGCGTCATGCACGCGCTGTGGGCTGCCGATGCCGCTGATTCCTACGAGCGCCGCTTGGCTGCACTACGCGCGAAGGCATTCGCTGGCCGGTTGTCGACCGTCGGCGATATCGCGATCCAGGTCTTCGGGGGGATTGGCTACACCTGGGAGCATGACGCCCACCTCTACCTCAAGCGGCTCTTGAACTGGCACTCGCTGTTCGGCAGTTGCGACCGCTACCTCGAGGAAGTCGGCGCGCAACTCGTACACCAATCGGCAAGGAGCAACTCATGATCGACTTCACCGGCCAGGTTGCCATCGTCACCGGAGCGGGGCGGGGACTTGGCCCGGCTCTATGCGATCGAACTGGCCCGCCGCGGCGCATCCGTGGTGGTCAACGATCTTGGGGGGGTCGATGCACGGCGAGGGGTCAGACGCCACAGTCGC
This Mycobacterium xenopi DNA region includes the following protein-coding sequences:
- a CDS encoding acyl-CoA dehydrogenase family protein, giving the protein MDFSYPPEVERFRNELRTWLAANLTDDVVAAGPRSGRDDAAFEMLRAWNATLADAGWAAVSWPRQYGGRGATVLEQLVYAEETTRARAPVPLNVIGINNIAPAIMQYGTDKQKLTLLPRMVRADDIWCQGMSEPEAGSDLASLRTRAVRDGDHFVVNGQKIWTSLGHRADWCQLYVRTDPEAPKHKGISCLIVDMSLPGIQARPLVTLTGEADFAELFFDDVRVPADALLGPLNQGWQVATTTLSHERAGAARLYAGLQVQLDDLVADLAGIEVNGRPVRDDPVTLRRLGELAMRIKYLEVLCQRSISAMLHGGDAFSSASLAKTIWGELGQDLAALAFDVLGPYGANGRWADRRLASRSLTIAGGTTQINKNVTAQRVLGLPRQ
- a CDS encoding acyl-CoA dehydrogenase family protein encodes the protein MNLELSDEQLALRDTVRRFVAEKASIAGHVRPLLDDPTGVTSEVWQGLADLGTTGLLVPQHYGGAGMTMVEAGIVLEELGAALYPGPWLSSAVAATRALIRFGVDAAAFLPGIAEGTTIATVGPLIQDRPLPRTTGGQFVRGEIGLLPDAAAASLLLVLVDELDSTALFAVETSAPGVVVTPQPGIDQTHKQFRVTLDDAPAQRLAVASAEGVAALVDDVLIASAADALGAARAVMESAIEYAKVRKQFGQPIGAFQAVQHLCVDMYETVELARSGVMHALWAADAADSYERRLAALRAKAFAGRLSTVGDIAIQVFGGIGYTWEHDAHLYLKRLLNWHSLFGSCDRYLEEVGAQLVHQSARSNS